A window of Mucilaginibacter sp. PAMC 26640 contains these coding sequences:
- a CDS encoding ABC transporter permease: protein MTKLIAYVAQDTDQLNKQQTIQVIDNSHSFAGKFKDVKNIHFKPISQPLAQAKKSLNESEELSILLIPKDYTENPVQFLSKKKPSLVLTGEIESQMNEIASNNTMLANHIDTAVLNKAKKNRVTVSALEVTDSGTKDADVGTSMAVGVACAVLIYLSLFIYGAQVMRGVIEEKTSRIIEVIISSVKPFQLMLGKIIGVGLVGLTQFTAWIVLSILATKIGGNNAGGGLGQFLLTLQNLPFGYILFCFIFYFITGYLLYSALFAAVGSAVDSETETQQFMFPITLPLLFTYLLSVTVLFRAPDSPLAIWLSMIPFTAPIAMMIRVPFGGVPDWQLALSMLSMICGFIFTTYVASRIYRVGILMYGKKASFKELAKWFFYKE, encoded by the coding sequence ATGACCAAACTCATTGCCTATGTTGCTCAGGACACCGATCAATTGAATAAACAACAAACCATCCAGGTAATAGACAACAGCCATTCATTTGCCGGAAAATTTAAAGACGTAAAAAACATTCATTTTAAACCAATTAGTCAGCCCTTAGCACAAGCCAAAAAGAGTTTGAACGAGAGCGAGGAACTTTCTATTCTCCTTATCCCGAAAGATTACACAGAAAATCCGGTTCAGTTCCTTTCCAAAAAGAAACCCTCATTAGTACTGACAGGAGAGATAGAAAGCCAAATGAACGAGATTGCCTCAAACAATACTATGCTGGCTAACCACATTGACACTGCTGTATTAAATAAAGCTAAAAAGAACAGGGTAACTGTAAGCGCATTAGAAGTTACCGATTCGGGTACTAAGGATGCGGATGTAGGCACCAGTATGGCTGTAGGTGTAGCATGTGCGGTACTCATTTACCTGTCGCTGTTTATCTATGGTGCTCAAGTAATGCGCGGCGTCATTGAGGAAAAAACAAGCCGCATTATCGAAGTGATTATTTCTTCGGTAAAGCCATTTCAACTAATGCTGGGTAAAATCATTGGTGTTGGTTTGGTGGGCTTAACGCAATTTACCGCCTGGATCGTACTATCCATCCTTGCTACTAAAATTGGAGGTAATAATGCAGGAGGTGGTCTGGGGCAGTTTCTATTAACATTGCAAAACCTACCATTCGGTTATATCTTATTTTGCTTTATATTTTACTTCATAACTGGTTACCTTTTGTATAGTGCACTATTTGCGGCAGTAGGCTCTGCCGTGGATAGCGAAACAGAGACACAACAATTTATGTTTCCCATTACCCTCCCGTTGTTATTTACCTACCTGCTTTCTGTTACCGTTTTATTCCGAGCGCCCGACAGCCCACTGGCTATTTGGTTATCCATGATACCATTTACTGCCCCTATCGCAATGATGATTCGCGTGCCTTTTGGCGGCGTTCCCGACTGGCAACTTGCATTGTCTATGCTATCCATGATTTGCGGATTTATATTCACCACCTACGTGGCATCGCGCATTTATCGGGTAGGCATTTTGATGTACGGTAAAAAAGCCAGCTTTAAAGAGTTAGCCAAATGGTTTTTTTATAAAGAGTAA